The following proteins come from a genomic window of Macrobrachium nipponense isolate FS-2020 chromosome 32, ASM1510439v2, whole genome shotgun sequence:
- the LOC135207582 gene encoding glutamine synthetase-like — protein sequence MALLQKSVLDRYLRLEIPDQKCQAMYVWIDGTGENLRSKTRTLNFTPKCPSELPIWNFDGSSTGQAEGSNSDVYLHPVAMYRDPFRLGNNKLVLCETYKYNKKPTETNRRMTCREVMKRAEDQHPWFGMEQEYTLLDIDNHPLGWPKNGYPGPQGPYYCGVGASKVYGRDVVEAHYRACLYTGINISGENAEVMPAQWEFQVGPCEGITMGDDLWMARYLLHRVAEDFGVVVSLDPKPIPGDWNGAGMHTNFSTKAMRDPNGIIEIEKAIEKMSKVHDKHIRAYDPHGGKDNERRLTGLHETSSIHDFSAGVANRGASIRIPRGVAEEKTGYLEDRRPSSNADPYVVSERLVRTICLDEQ from the exons ATGGCTCTGCTACAGAAATCTGTCCTTGACCGCTACCTTAGACTGGAAATCCCAGACCAGAAATGTCAAGCTATGTACGTCTGGATTGATGGCACTGGGGAGAATCTGCGTTCCAAGACTAGAACTCTCAACTTCACGCCAAAATGTCCATCTG AGTTACCCATCTGGAACTTCGATGGCTCATCCACTGGACAAGCTGAAGGAAGCAACAGCGACGTTTACCTTCACCCTGTAGCCATGTACAGAGATCCCTTCAGACTGGGGAACAACAAACTCGTCCTCTGCGAAACCTACAAGTACAACAAGAAGCCCACAGAGACCAACAGAAGAATGACCTGTCGGGAGGTCATGAAAAGGGCTGAAGACCAGCATCCCTGGTTCGGCATGGAACAGGAGTACACGCTCTTGGATATCGACAACCATCCCCTAGGCTGGCCCAAGAATGGTTACCCAGGCCCCCAGGGGCCTTACTACTGCGGCGTTGGAGCTAGCAAGGTCTACGGCCGCGACGTCGTCGAAGCTCACTACAGAGCCTGCCTCTACACGGGCATCAACATCTCGGGAGAGAACGCCGAGGTCATGCCCGCCCAGTGGGAATTCCAGGTCGGGCCTTGCGAAGGCATCACAATGGGAGACGACCTCTGGATGGCCAGATATCTCCTCCATCGTGTAGCTGAAGACTTTGGTGTCGTTGTCTCACTTGACCCCAAACCTATTCCAGGAGACTGGAACGGAGCTGGAATGCACACAAACTTCTCCACGAAAGCTATGCGCGATCCCAATGGCATCATTGAGATAGAGAAGGCCATTGAGAAGATGTCCAAGGTCCACGACAAGCACATCAGGGCATACGACCCCCATGGAGGCAAGGACAACGAGAGGCGTTTGACTGGGCTTCACGAGACCTCTTCCATTCACGATTTCTCGGCTGGGGTAGCCAACAGAGGAGCTTCCATAAGAATCCCTCGCGGTGTGGCAGAGGAGAAGACAGGGTACCTGGAAGATCGAAGGCCCTCTTCCAACGCTGACCCCTACGTTGTATCCGAAAGATTGGTACGCACTATCTGCCTCGATGAGCAGTAA